One genomic window of Prochlorococcus sp. MIT 0801 includes the following:
- a CDS encoding ribbon-helix-helix protein, CopG family, with translation MATRQNSSNGKQKSPRIQVVLPEELCERLSELAERESRTVSNMAKVLIQEGVKYHELKESSASKELETKETKTKNFIKALEKQKTQRLKGIPKRLKFKRN, from the coding sequence ATGGCTACTCGTCAAAACTCATCTAACGGGAAGCAAAAATCGCCCCGCATACAAGTAGTTCTGCCAGAAGAGTTATGTGAAAGGTTGTCAGAATTAGCCGAAAGAGAATCTAGAACTGTGAGTAATATGGCAAAAGTTTTAATTCAAGAAGGAGTCAAGTATCACGAATTGAAAGAAAGTTCAGCATCTAAAGAATTAGAAACAAAAGAAACTAAAACAAAAAATTTTATAAAAGCATTAGAAAAACAAAAAACACAAAGATTAAAAGGCATTCCGAAAAGATTAAAATTCAAAAGAAATTAA
- a CDS encoding chlorophyll a/b-binding protein, with protein MKDNFEPRYGFVNFAEIWNGRLAMMGILIGLTTELLTGQGILTQMGIG; from the coding sequence ATGAAAGATAACTTCGAACCTCGTTATGGATTTGTAAATTTTGCTGAGATATGGAATGGACGTTTGGCCATGATGGGTATTTTAATAGGTTTAACAACAGAACTTTTAACAGGGCAAGGAATTTTAACTCAGATGGGAATCGGTTGA
- a CDS encoding TrkA family potassium uptake protein — MSDWWQWSPIKANQKLGFAVVGIGRFGSAVCRELLRNGADVLAVDFSEKAIEELRQLEPTIEARVVDSTDEESMKEAGVLEMGTVVVGISEPIEASITTTLIAKDTEGSLVKQVIARATSDLHEKMLKRVGADRVVFPSRMQGERLGLELVRPNLIERLELDDKTGIDEIKVPEVFVGRSLRDLNLRKNYFVNVLAAGPAQLLTVNPPAKYILEKDHVLVVMGSMEDLQKLPQT; from the coding sequence ATGAGTGATTGGTGGCAATGGTCTCCCATAAAAGCGAACCAAAAACTCGGGTTTGCTGTAGTTGGAATTGGGCGTTTTGGAAGCGCAGTTTGTAGAGAGCTACTGAGAAATGGTGCTGATGTTTTGGCTGTAGATTTCTCAGAGAAGGCAATAGAGGAATTACGTCAACTTGAGCCAACAATTGAAGCGAGGGTGGTTGACTCAACCGATGAAGAGTCTATGAAAGAGGCAGGTGTTCTAGAAATGGGGACTGTAGTAGTAGGCATTAGTGAGCCAATTGAGGCAAGTATTACTACAACTCTTATTGCTAAAGATACAGAGGGGAGTTTAGTGAAGCAGGTTATTGCTAGAGCAACAAGTGATCTGCATGAAAAAATGCTGAAAAGGGTTGGTGCTGATCGGGTTGTATTCCCTTCAAGAATGCAAGGAGAAAGATTGGGTCTTGAATTGGTTAGACCTAATTTGATTGAAAGATTAGAACTCGATGATAAAACCGGCATTGATGAGATTAAAGTGCCTGAGGTGTTTGTAGGACGTTCTTTACGAGATTTGAATCTTAGAAAAAATTATTTTGTCAATGTCTTAGCCGCTGGCCCTGCTCAACTATTAACTGTTAATCCTCCAGCGAAATATATTTTGGAGAAAGATCATGTCCTTGTAGTTATGGGTTCAATGGAAGATCTTCAAAAGCTGCCTCAAACTTAA
- a CDS encoding SLC13 family permease gives MNEILTVFENPKAVITLAVLISAVCLFVSSALAPELTGLLSVALLMATGVLSPQKALAGFGSPALITLMGLFAVSAALFKSGALDRLRELIASESIRTPRRLIALLGLVVAPVSGVVPNTPVVASLLPVIEAWCVKRKLSPSRVLLPLSFATVLGGTLTLLGSSVNLLVSDISDQLGYGSFDLFTFTAIGIPIWLLGTAYMLLAPQSLLPDRGRISSEYGGSSDQTGYFTEVTIPSGSELVGNSLRNSRLQRRFDVDVLEIQRENEKLLPPLADRIIQSGDRLLIRITRSDLLRLKQEHTVQLTKNLKTEKFFFLSNTDEGQQTVEVLLPAGSTLAGASLRELRFRQRHNATVLALRRGQQTVQERLGQAILREGDVLLLQAPRDSIRGLQDSNDLLVLDQFDNDLPTVTRKPIAIGIAIAMLILPSLTDLPLVASVLLAVVGMVWGGCLRPAEVQRSIRLDVILLLGSLSSFSVAMQNTGLADAFANILIFILKDLSTYSALLVIFLSTTIFTQFVSNAASVALLAPIAVQLAPNMGLPPLALLITVLFGASQSFLTPMGYQTNLMVFGPGRYQFLDVTRYGAGLTILMTFLVPGLILLKYGIS, from the coding sequence ATGAATGAAATATTAACTGTTTTTGAAAATCCAAAAGCTGTCATAACTTTGGCAGTGTTAATTAGTGCAGTTTGTTTATTCGTAAGTAGTGCTCTAGCTCCTGAACTTACTGGACTTTTGAGTGTTGCATTATTAATGGCAACAGGAGTTCTTTCTCCTCAAAAAGCATTGGCTGGGTTTGGAAGCCCTGCGTTGATTACATTGATGGGCTTATTTGCTGTCTCTGCTGCACTTTTTAAAAGTGGAGCGCTTGATCGTTTAAGAGAGTTAATAGCTTCTGAAAGTATTCGAACTCCGCGTAGGTTAATAGCTTTACTTGGATTGGTTGTTGCTCCTGTTTCAGGCGTTGTTCCTAATACTCCAGTGGTTGCTTCGCTTTTACCAGTTATTGAGGCTTGGTGTGTAAAGCGAAAATTATCTCCTTCTAGAGTTTTGCTGCCACTATCTTTCGCTACAGTTTTAGGTGGCACTTTAACTCTTTTGGGGAGTTCAGTAAATTTGTTAGTGAGCGATATTAGCGATCAACTTGGATATGGTTCTTTTGATCTTTTTACTTTTACTGCAATAGGTATACCTATATGGTTGCTTGGGACAGCATATATGTTGTTAGCCCCTCAATCTCTACTACCTGATAGAGGAAGAATTAGTTCAGAGTACGGAGGTAGTTCGGATCAAACTGGTTATTTTACGGAAGTCACAATACCTTCTGGTTCTGAATTAGTTGGAAATTCCTTGAGGAATAGTCGCTTACAAAGAAGATTTGATGTCGATGTTTTAGAAATACAGCGAGAGAATGAGAAACTTTTACCACCTTTGGCAGATCGAATAATTCAATCTGGAGATCGCTTGTTGATAAGAATTACACGCTCAGATCTTTTGCGTTTAAAACAAGAACATACAGTTCAATTAACTAAAAATTTAAAGACTGAAAAATTCTTTTTTCTATCCAATACTGATGAAGGCCAACAAACTGTAGAGGTCCTTTTGCCAGCTGGCTCAACCTTGGCTGGCGCGAGTTTGCGAGAACTAAGATTTAGGCAAAGGCATAATGCAACTGTTTTAGCTTTAAGACGAGGGCAGCAAACTGTTCAAGAACGATTGGGACAAGCAATTTTAAGAGAGGGGGATGTACTACTTCTCCAAGCACCCAGAGATTCAATTAGAGGATTGCAAGATAGTAATGATCTACTCGTTTTAGATCAATTTGATAATGATCTACCAACTGTTACAAGAAAACCCATAGCAATTGGTATCGCAATTGCTATGTTGATTCTTCCTTCACTTACTGATTTGCCTTTGGTTGCTTCGGTTTTATTGGCAGTAGTTGGAATGGTTTGGGGTGGATGTTTAAGGCCCGCAGAGGTTCAAAGATCAATTCGACTGGATGTCATTCTTTTGCTTGGATCTCTCTCTAGTTTTAGTGTCGCAATGCAAAACACAGGCCTTGCAGATGCTTTTGCGAATATTTTAATTTTTATATTGAAAGACCTATCTACTTATTCCGCTTTGCTAGTAATTTTTCTCTCGACAACAATATTTACTCAATTTGTCAGTAACGCCGCCTCAGTAGCTCTTTTGGCGCCAATTGCTGTTCAATTGGCGCCAAATATGGGTCTACCTCCTTTGGCTTTATTGATAACAGTTCTTTTTGGTGCTAGTCAATCTTTTCTTACTCCTATGGGTTACCAAACAAATCTTATGGTATTTGGACCTGGGCGTTATCAGTTTTTAGATGTCACTAGATACGGCGCTGGGTTGACCATATTGATGACGTTTCTTGTTCCTGGTTTAATTTTGCTAAAGTATGGCATTTCCTAA
- a CDS encoding anhydro-N-acetylmuramic acid kinase encodes MRVLGLMSGTSADGIDAVLVDFQGDPSQPKWKILNTRSYAYPSSTREKIIQVGQGLKINSKDWLELAEEITELNAFAAKTCDPDSTAELVGCHGQTLFHRSVKKSKRGGSLQILLGPLLAHLLDQIVIYDFRSKDIASGGHGAPLVALVDEALVGRLYGWRGILNLGGIANLTIIPPKTGIDKTSECLGWDCGPANSLIDLAIKESTNSSLTFDKDGSLASLGIPKLEIIEKWLRDPFFHLEPPRSTGREQFGFQDLQKRKKELGDISIEDLISTLTRFTASIISQDLDNLFKLKKIRLIELLVAGGGSKNLFLMRQLQKQCSGVHVRQIDEIGIPSQYREALVFATLSWWNFLGKKVNPKYITGANKPILYGLRVDP; translated from the coding sequence ATGCGTGTATTGGGTTTGATGAGTGGTACTAGTGCGGATGGAATAGATGCAGTTTTAGTTGATTTTCAAGGGGATCCTTCACAGCCAAAATGGAAAATTTTAAACACACGCTCTTATGCATATCCTTCATCAACTAGAGAAAAAATAATACAAGTAGGTCAAGGATTAAAAATCAATAGCAAAGATTGGCTCGAGTTGGCTGAGGAAATTACTGAATTAAATGCGTTTGCTGCAAAAACTTGTGACCCTGATTCAACCGCAGAGCTTGTTGGATGTCACGGCCAAACTTTATTTCATAGAAGTGTAAAAAAATCTAAAAGAGGAGGAAGCCTTCAAATTCTTTTAGGACCTTTACTTGCACATCTTTTAGATCAAATTGTTATTTATGATTTTAGATCTAAGGATATTGCTTCAGGTGGTCATGGTGCTCCTTTAGTAGCTTTAGTCGATGAAGCCTTAGTTGGAAGGTTGTATGGATGGAGAGGAATCCTAAACCTTGGTGGCATTGCTAATCTTACAATTATTCCACCTAAAACTGGCATTGATAAAACTTCTGAATGCTTAGGTTGGGATTGTGGACCGGCTAACTCTTTAATTGATTTAGCTATTAAAGAAAGTACAAATTCATCTTTAACTTTTGATAAGGATGGATCATTAGCATCGCTAGGGATTCCTAAATTAGAAATCATTGAAAAGTGGTTGAGGGATCCTTTCTTTCATCTAGAACCTCCACGATCTACAGGTAGAGAACAATTCGGTTTTCAAGATTTACAAAAAAGAAAAAAGGAATTGGGTGATATATCAATAGAAGATTTAATATCAACATTAACTAGATTTACCGCATCAATTATCTCTCAAGATTTAGATAATCTTTTTAAGCTTAAAAAGATACGTTTAATTGAGCTTTTGGTTGCTGGAGGTGGAAGTAAAAATCTATTTTTAATGAGGCAACTACAAAAACAATGTTCTGGTGTTCATGTTCGTCAAATAGATGAAATTGGTATTCCATCACAATACAGAGAGGCACTAGTTTTTGCGACTTTATCTTGGTGGAACTTTTTAGGAAAAAAAGTTAACCCGAAGTACATCACTGGAGCAAATAAACCTATTTTATATGGACTACGAGTTGATCCTTGA
- a CDS encoding TrkH family potassium uptake protein: protein MSIRQETYRRLTVPQFTVVTGLLVITFGTLLLATPLCSHANIGLWEAFFTATSAVTVTGLSIIDIGLDLTFFGQVILAIMLLTGGLGLMAITTFLQGFIVSGTELKTRLDRGKTLDEFGVGGVGRTFRGIAITASILICLGAITLYFFGFNNITSSSERIWVSIFHSISAYNNAGFSLWSNSLQDYRSNGVVNFVLITLIILGGFGWRVTNDIWINRRSLKLRNLSLHTRLVIRSSFILISLGFFGLLFTESLARGSFFSFMNFDNRILTALFTSVSARTAGFTNLPISIENVSDSGLLLIMFLMFIGASPGGTGGGIKTTTIAALMAATRATLRGQNEIIIRNRQISDKVILKAVGITVGSFLFVLVMALLLSLSNGFNSTENFSFLEMLFTCISAFATVGFDLGVTSKLGHVGQLILIIGMFVGRLGILLFLSAVWQAFNKSKLQHRNRIGYPREDLYV from the coding sequence GTGAGTATTAGGCAAGAAACTTATAGAAGGCTTACGGTCCCACAATTTACAGTGGTAACGGGTTTACTTGTGATTACTTTTGGAACATTATTATTAGCTACACCTTTATGTTCTCATGCAAATATAGGCTTGTGGGAGGCATTTTTCACGGCAACTTCTGCTGTCACAGTTACTGGATTATCTATTATTGATATAGGACTAGATTTAACATTTTTTGGACAAGTAATTTTAGCTATTATGTTATTAACTGGGGGCCTTGGTTTAATGGCTATTACTACATTTTTGCAGGGCTTTATTGTTAGTGGAACAGAATTAAAAACACGTCTTGATAGAGGGAAAACTCTTGATGAATTTGGAGTCGGTGGTGTGGGAAGAACCTTTAGAGGGATTGCAATTACAGCATCTATTCTTATTTGTCTTGGTGCTATTACTTTATATTTTTTTGGTTTCAATAATATAACTAGCTCAAGTGAGAGGATTTGGGTATCAATTTTTCATAGTATATCTGCTTATAATAATGCTGGATTTAGTTTATGGTCTAATAGTTTACAAGATTATAGAAGTAATGGGGTAGTGAATTTTGTTTTAATTACTTTAATTATATTAGGTGGTTTTGGATGGAGGGTAACTAATGATATTTGGATAAATCGTAGATCTTTAAAATTGAGAAATTTAAGTCTTCATACACGTTTAGTAATTAGATCATCTTTTATATTAATTTCTCTGGGATTCTTCGGATTGCTTTTTACTGAATCGTTAGCTAGGGGTAGCTTCTTTTCGTTCATGAATTTCGATAATCGTATTTTAACCGCTTTATTTACTTCAGTTAGTGCGCGAACAGCAGGCTTTACGAATTTACCTATATCAATTGAGAATGTCTCTGACTCTGGTCTTCTATTGATAATGTTTCTTATGTTTATTGGGGCAAGTCCAGGCGGTACTGGAGGAGGAATTAAGACGACGACTATTGCTGCATTAATGGCAGCCACAAGAGCAACTCTACGTGGTCAAAATGAAATTATTATTCGTAATCGTCAGATATCTGACAAAGTAATTCTTAAAGCTGTTGGCATAACTGTTGGTTCATTTTTATTTGTTTTAGTTATGGCTCTATTATTAAGTTTGAGTAATGGATTTAATAGTACAGAGAATTTTTCATTTTTAGAAATGCTTTTCACTTGTATTTCTGCTTTTGCAACTGTAGGTTTTGATCTGGGCGTGACCTCTAAGCTAGGACATGTAGGTCAATTAATTCTTATTATTGGAATGTTTGTTGGCAGATTGGGAATCCTTTTATTCTTGAGCGCTGTGTGGCAAGCTTTTAATAAAAGTAAGCTTCAACATCGCAATCGAATTGGCTATCCGAGGGAGGATCTCTATGTTTAA
- a CDS encoding trypsin-like peptidase domain-containing protein, giving the protein MHGLDENSILYGSLKLRQKKYFKIFVLIVLIFFNFRYETPLHSSEASLLSTQNHNQQSFVSQALNLSGDAVVTIETQRQVLSSSEGVFPPGILNDRYLERFFGLRGLQVPRSRIEKGQGSGVIFSKEGLILTNAHVIEKTDQLIVGLSDGRRVVGNVVGEDSLTDLAVIKLKAKGPWPTAQLGNSDNLKVGDWAIAVGNPFGLENTVTLGIISNLNRDVAQLGISDKRIDLIQTDAAINPGNSGGPLLNSSGEVIGINTLVRSGPGAGLGFAIPINRARKIAKDLITSGRAKHPMIGVTLSTNIKQKSNFLSQTENGAIITYLMPNGPAEKGGLKVNDLIISINDEKISTPADVVKKINKNNLQSTLRIKILRENIESIKIIKPVDIYDLQV; this is encoded by the coding sequence ATGCATGGATTAGATGAAAACAGCATATTATATGGATCCCTAAAATTACGCCAAAAAAAGTATTTTAAAATTTTTGTTTTAATTGTTCTTATTTTTTTTAACTTCCGATATGAAACTCCTCTTCATTCAAGCGAAGCTTCACTGTTATCCACACAAAATCACAATCAACAATCTTTCGTCTCACAAGCATTAAATCTCAGTGGAGATGCAGTGGTCACAATTGAAACACAGCGTCAGGTTTTATCTTCAAGTGAAGGTGTTTTTCCTCCTGGGATCTTGAATGATCGATATCTTGAACGATTCTTTGGTCTAAGAGGCCTTCAAGTTCCACGATCTCGAATTGAAAAAGGGCAAGGTAGTGGCGTGATTTTTTCTAAAGAAGGTCTAATACTGACAAATGCTCATGTAATAGAAAAAACCGATCAACTAATAGTGGGTTTATCAGATGGAAGAAGAGTGGTTGGAAATGTTGTGGGAGAAGATTCTTTAACAGATCTTGCAGTTATTAAACTCAAAGCAAAAGGTCCTTGGCCCACTGCCCAATTAGGAAACTCCGATAACTTAAAAGTTGGTGATTGGGCAATTGCAGTTGGAAACCCTTTTGGACTTGAAAATACGGTTACTCTTGGAATAATTAGTAATCTCAACAGAGATGTTGCTCAATTAGGTATATCCGACAAAAGAATAGATCTAATTCAAACTGACGCAGCTATTAATCCTGGTAATTCTGGTGGACCATTATTAAATTCTTCTGGAGAAGTGATTGGTATTAATACTCTTGTTCGCTCAGGACCAGGAGCAGGATTAGGTTTCGCAATACCAATAAATAGAGCTAGAAAAATCGCCAAAGATTTAATCACCAGTGGCAGAGCCAAGCATCCCATGATAGGAGTAACACTTTCAACCAATATCAAACAAAAAAGTAATTTTCTTTCCCAAACAGAAAATGGAGCAATTATTACATATTTGATGCCAAATGGTCCTGCTGAAAAAGGTGGATTAAAAGTAAATGATCTAATAATTTCAATCAACGATGAAAAAATTTCAACTCCAGCCGATGTCGTAAAAAAAATCAATAAAAATAATTTACAGTCGACATTAAGAATTAAAATACTTAGAGAGAATATAGAGTCTATAAAAATCATCAAACCAGTTGATATTTATGATCTTCAAGTATAA
- a CDS encoding NAD(P)/FAD-dependent oxidoreductase — translation MDLNNLKSEPIVVVGGGFGGLATVQALLAKSDGTSVILIDEGNRFVFKPLLYELLSGELQLWEVAPQYSDLASELGFIFLQECVVEIDEEAKKVITSSEIEITYSQLVISTGVTTNYSFLDNLQDYACGFSNLNDFRIIKNLIIKINNSSEYTNPIVIAGAGPTGVELACKISDLIKDRVEIYLVDKGNKILPNCKSFNREKAIESIGKRNIRVYLDYCIKSVGKTFLELYSTDNETKNFIKIDYSTLLWTAGLKPSKSKFLDHFLNENQKIKVNEFMQMDEYKNIFFVGDITFCENAPFPSSAQVAMQQGSLVAKNIISLRNGNELQPFKFEDLGEMLSLGIGNASITGYGITLAGSLAFEIRRFAYLMRMPGFLLSFKSSGSWLFSKKIINRLFSQSA, via the coding sequence ATGGACTTGAACAATTTGAAATCTGAACCAATAGTTGTTGTAGGTGGTGGCTTCGGAGGACTGGCTACTGTTCAAGCTTTGTTAGCCAAGTCAGATGGCACTTCAGTGATTTTGATTGATGAAGGCAATAGATTTGTTTTTAAGCCATTGCTTTATGAGTTATTAAGCGGTGAGCTTCAATTATGGGAGGTGGCACCTCAGTATTCTGATTTAGCTTCAGAATTAGGATTTATTTTTTTACAAGAATGTGTAGTTGAGATTGATGAAGAAGCAAAAAAGGTAATCACTTCATCTGAGATTGAAATTACTTATTCTCAACTTGTAATTAGCACTGGAGTGACAACTAATTATTCCTTCCTAGACAATTTACAGGACTATGCTTGTGGCTTTTCTAATTTAAATGATTTTCGAATCATTAAAAATTTAATAATTAAAATAAATAATTCTTCGGAATATACCAATCCTATAGTCATTGCTGGAGCTGGTCCAACCGGTGTTGAGCTTGCATGTAAAATTTCTGATTTAATAAAAGATCGGGTTGAGATATATTTAGTTGATAAAGGAAATAAAATTCTACCTAATTGTAAATCATTTAATAGAGAAAAAGCAATTGAATCAATAGGTAAGAGAAATATTAGAGTTTATTTAGACTATTGTATAAAATCTGTTGGTAAAACTTTTTTAGAACTTTACAGCACTGATAATGAAACAAAAAATTTCATTAAAATTGATTATTCTACTTTATTATGGACTGCAGGATTAAAACCTTCTAAATCAAAATTTTTGGATCATTTTTTGAATGAGAATCAGAAGATTAAAGTAAATGAATTTATGCAAATGGATGAATATAAAAATATTTTTTTCGTTGGAGATATCACATTTTGTGAAAATGCCCCCTTCCCTTCTTCCGCTCAAGTTGCAATGCAGCAAGGTTCTTTAGTGGCTAAAAATATTATTTCTTTAAGGAATGGAAATGAACTTCAACCATTCAAATTCGAAGATCTTGGAGAAATGTTGAGTCTTGGTATTGGTAATGCATCTATTACTGGATATGGAATTACCTTGGCAGGATCACTTGCGTTTGAAATTAGGCGTTTTGCATATTTAATGAGAATGCCAGGGTTTCTTCTATCGTTTAAATCCTCTGGTTCATGGCTATTTAGTAAAAAAATAATTAATCGTTTATTTTCCCAATCTGCTTAG
- a CDS encoding ABC-F family ATP-binding cassette domain-containing protein has product MLRLEKICKIYPTGEVLKDVSWEIRNGERIGLVGVNGAGKSTQLKIIAGLEEATDGTLISEGDPSIAYLKQEFDVDLSRTVREELFEAFKEASDLLRNQKAIQENMESELASKDLDYLDLLIKELSVIQSKFESINGYDLESKVEKLLPTIGFNQNEADRLVGDFSGGWQMRIALGKILLQSPDLLLLDEPTNHLDLETIEWLENYLLNQKVAMVIVSHDRSFLDKVCTRIVNTERGQSKSYLGNYTSYLQQRDFELDSTKVAYEKQQKDIQVQKAYIERFRASATRSTQAKSREKLLDKVEKIEAPEKNLKGPNFKFLNAPRTGRDVLSIKDLTHSYEDNILFLGAFLELEPGEKIAFLGPNGSGKSTLLRLIMGLEEPDEGSIMIGKYNIIPSYFEQNQAEALELGKTVIETISQSVPNWTQTEIRSLLGSFGLTNDSVFKEVSQISGGEKARLALALMIIKPSNLLILDEPTNHLDIPSKQMLEQALSNYDGSALIVSHDRYFISKVANKIVEIRDGQLIKYQGDYKYYKEKKMEEAKEKEKELQLAERERKRLANREKQRKKKKNK; this is encoded by the coding sequence GTGTTGCGACTAGAGAAGATTTGTAAAATTTATCCCACTGGCGAAGTCTTGAAGGATGTCAGTTGGGAAATCAGAAATGGAGAAAGAATTGGTTTGGTTGGAGTCAATGGAGCAGGTAAATCAACACAATTAAAAATTATTGCTGGATTAGAAGAAGCAACAGATGGAACTTTGATTAGTGAAGGGGATCCATCTATTGCATATTTAAAACAGGAATTTGATGTTGATCTTTCAAGAACTGTTAGAGAAGAGTTATTTGAGGCATTTAAAGAAGCATCTGACTTACTTCGCAATCAAAAAGCAATTCAAGAAAATATGGAATCTGAATTGGCTTCAAAAGATTTAGATTACCTGGATTTATTAATCAAAGAATTAAGCGTGATTCAAAGCAAATTTGAATCAATAAATGGGTATGATTTAGAATCTAAAGTTGAAAAGTTATTACCCACTATTGGTTTTAACCAAAATGAAGCAGACAGGCTAGTCGGAGACTTCTCAGGTGGCTGGCAGATGAGAATAGCTTTAGGAAAAATTCTATTGCAAAGCCCTGATTTATTGTTACTCGATGAACCAACTAATCATTTAGATTTAGAAACGATTGAATGGCTGGAGAACTATTTACTTAATCAGAAAGTTGCCATGGTAATTGTAAGCCATGATAGATCTTTCTTAGACAAAGTTTGTACTAGAATTGTTAATACCGAGAGAGGTCAATCTAAAAGCTATCTTGGAAATTATACGTCATATCTTCAACAGAGAGATTTTGAATTGGATTCAACAAAAGTTGCATATGAGAAACAACAGAAAGATATACAAGTTCAAAAGGCATATATAGAAAGATTTCGAGCAAGTGCTACAAGAAGTACACAAGCTAAAAGCAGGGAAAAGTTATTAGACAAAGTTGAAAAAATAGAAGCTCCTGAAAAAAACTTGAAAGGACCTAATTTTAAATTTTTGAATGCACCCCGAACTGGTAGGGATGTATTAAGTATTAAGGATTTAACCCATAGTTATGAAGATAATATTTTGTTTTTAGGAGCTTTCTTAGAGCTTGAACCTGGAGAAAAAATAGCATTTTTAGGCCCAAATGGCTCTGGTAAATCTACTTTACTGCGACTTATTATGGGTTTAGAAGAACCTGATGAAGGTTCTATTATGATAGGGAAATATAATATTATACCTAGTTATTTCGAACAAAATCAAGCAGAGGCCTTAGAATTAGGAAAAACAGTAATTGAGACAATTTCTCAATCTGTACCGAATTGGACTCAAACAGAAATTCGCTCTTTACTTGGTAGTTTTGGTTTAACTAATGATTCCGTTTTTAAGGAGGTCAGCCAGATAAGTGGAGGAGAGAAGGCAAGACTTGCTTTAGCTTTAATGATTATTAAGCCATCAAATTTGCTTATTCTTGATGAACCGACAAACCATTTAGATATACCTTCAAAGCAAATGCTAGAGCAGGCATTGTCTAATTATGATGGCAGTGCATTAATAGTTTCTCATGATCGATATTTTATTTCAAAAGTTGCAAACAAGATTGTAGAAATAAGAGATGGTCAATTAATTAAATATCAAGGTGATTATAAATACTATAAAGAGAAAAAAATGGAAGAAGCAAAGGAAAAGGAAAAAGAATTACAATTAGCTGAACGTGAAAGAAAAAGGTTGGCTAATCGAGAAAAACAGAGAAAAAAGAAAAAAAATAAATAA
- a CDS encoding DUF2973 domain-containing protein — protein MLSNFLPFVYGFSVVVLLILAARIMLNGFFSGQASFKTQDSFSKKKVDDRTGLVTVHPELLDKNGSITDEDLLTVRFSKDTDHPQSSEKPSE, from the coding sequence ATGTTGAGCAATTTTCTACCTTTTGTATATGGCTTTTCAGTTGTTGTTTTGTTGATTTTGGCTGCCAGGATAATGCTAAATGGTTTTTTCTCAGGTCAAGCATCATTTAAGACTCAAGATTCATTTTCAAAGAAAAAAGTCGATGATCGAACAGGTTTGGTTACTGTTCATCCTGAGCTTTTAGATAAAAATGGAAGCATTACTGATGAAGATTTGCTCACAGTTCGTTTTTCTAAGGACACTGATCATCCACAATCATCTGAAAAGCCTTCTGAATAA